A genomic region of Acidobacteriota bacterium contains the following coding sequences:
- the mutS gene encoding DNA mismatch repair protein MutS, with amino-acid sequence MPPTGAQLTPAMRQYFDAKRQYRHALVFFRMGDFYEMFYEDALVASRALDLTLTSRSKDSAGTPVPMCGLPYHAADGYIARLVKKGYSVAICEQIEDPKKAKGVVKRDVVRVVSPGTLTDSAYLEAREPAFLMSIVAIKTAAGHPAEYGVALVDLSTGEFDVAEYSGPDGLASLRAEVAVLRPREIVVSSGADARALLPEIDQQAVPVTEIDGWHFELESARQTLIEQLRVGGLEGFGLERRQAAVCAGGALVRYLRDTQKADLAHVRSVRLRQAVDGLLIDPTTLKHLEVVESMEGGRAGSLLDEIDRTVTPMGGRLLRGWLLRPLTALEPIRDRLDAVEELAVRTTERGKLRETLKSILDMERLVSRIALSTASPRDLVALGRSLAAVPRLALMLTECRAPLVRSLVGELDDLSDVRQWVEAAIMDEPPALAREGGFVRDGFDPVVDELRTISRSGKQVIAEMEEGERTRTGISSLKVRFNRVFGYYIEITKSNLGSVPADYIRKQTIAGGERYITPALKEYEEKILGADERIVTRELEIFETLRQRVAAEAPRVLDTARAVAGLDVLSALAETATVCNYTKPHVHDGDEMVAVDVRHPVVERLAAGAFVPNDITLNGTTHQLVILTGPNMGGKSTYLRQVALLCLMAQTGSFVPAREAKLALIDRLYARVGASDNIARGQSTFMVEMQETSHILSGATSKSLVVLDEIGRGTATFDGLSIAWAVAEFMATNERARPKTLFATHYHELTDLADAMPGVVNAHVTAREWKDDIIFLHKILPGRSDRSYGIQVARLAGLPATVIARARDILASLEHDELARGGKPSLSGVPVVPQQQLGLFQATSPADEKLRERLREVDINRTTPIDALQILQDLKKSLDD; translated from the coding sequence GTGCCGCCTACCGGTGCGCAGCTGACGCCGGCCATGCGGCAGTACTTCGATGCCAAGCGCCAGTACCGGCATGCCCTGGTGTTCTTCCGCATGGGCGATTTCTACGAGATGTTCTACGAGGACGCCCTGGTCGCCTCGCGGGCGCTCGACTTGACGCTGACGTCGCGGTCGAAAGACTCCGCTGGCACGCCCGTGCCCATGTGCGGCCTGCCGTACCATGCCGCCGACGGTTACATCGCGCGGCTGGTGAAGAAGGGCTACAGCGTCGCGATCTGCGAGCAGATTGAGGACCCGAAGAAGGCCAAGGGCGTGGTCAAGCGCGATGTCGTGCGCGTGGTCTCACCTGGCACGCTCACTGATTCGGCCTACCTCGAGGCGCGCGAGCCCGCCTTCCTGATGTCGATCGTCGCCATAAAGACTGCTGCCGGGCATCCGGCGGAGTACGGCGTGGCGCTGGTTGACCTGTCGACCGGCGAGTTCGACGTCGCCGAGTACTCCGGTCCGGATGGCCTCGCCTCGTTACGCGCCGAAGTCGCGGTGCTGCGGCCTCGCGAGATCGTCGTCTCCTCGGGCGCCGATGCGCGGGCGTTGCTGCCAGAGATTGACCAGCAGGCGGTGCCGGTCACCGAGATCGACGGCTGGCATTTCGAGCTGGAATCGGCGCGGCAGACGCTGATCGAGCAACTGCGCGTCGGTGGTCTCGAGGGCTTCGGCCTCGAACGCCGGCAGGCGGCGGTGTGTGCCGGCGGCGCGCTGGTCCGTTATCTGCGCGACACCCAGAAGGCCGACCTGGCCCACGTGCGTTCCGTGCGGTTGCGCCAGGCGGTTGACGGACTGTTGATCGATCCGACCACCTTGAAGCATCTGGAAGTGGTCGAATCCATGGAAGGCGGCCGCGCCGGCTCGCTGCTGGACGAGATCGATCGCACCGTCACGCCGATGGGCGGCCGGCTGTTGCGCGGCTGGCTGCTGCGGCCGCTCACGGCGCTCGAACCGATCCGCGACCGGCTCGACGCGGTCGAGGAGCTGGCCGTCAGAACCACCGAGCGCGGCAAGCTGCGCGAAACGCTCAAATCCATTCTCGACATGGAGCGGCTGGTCTCGCGGATCGCGCTGTCAACCGCCAGCCCGCGCGACCTGGTCGCGCTCGGCCGCTCCCTGGCGGCGGTCCCCCGTCTCGCGTTGATGCTGACGGAATGCCGTGCGCCGCTCGTGCGGAGCCTCGTCGGCGAGCTCGACGACTTGAGCGATGTGCGCCAGTGGGTCGAGGCCGCGATCATGGACGAACCGCCGGCGCTCGCTCGCGAAGGCGGCTTCGTGCGCGACGGGTTCGACCCGGTCGTCGACGAGTTACGCACCATCAGCCGTTCCGGCAAGCAGGTGATTGCCGAAATGGAAGAGGGCGAGCGCACCCGCACCGGCATCAGTTCGCTCAAGGTCCGCTTCAACCGTGTGTTCGGGTACTACATTGAAATCACCAAGTCGAACCTGGGTTCGGTACCGGCCGACTACATCCGCAAGCAGACCATTGCCGGCGGCGAACGTTACATCACGCCGGCGCTGAAAGAGTACGAAGAGAAGATCCTCGGCGCCGACGAGCGGATCGTGACGCGCGAGCTGGAGATCTTCGAGACGCTGCGGCAGCGCGTGGCAGCCGAAGCGCCGCGCGTGCTCGACACCGCCCGCGCGGTGGCCGGCCTCGACGTGCTGTCGGCGCTGGCCGAAACGGCCACCGTCTGCAACTACACCAAGCCCCACGTCCACGATGGCGACGAGATGGTGGCAGTTGACGTGCGGCATCCGGTGGTCGAACGGCTGGCCGCCGGCGCCTTTGTGCCGAACGACATCACGTTGAACGGCACGACGCATCAACTCGTGATCCTGACCGGCCCGAACATGGGCGGCAAGTCCACCTACCTGCGGCAGGTCGCCCTGCTCTGCCTGATGGCGCAGACCGGTTCATTCGTTCCGGCGCGCGAGGCCAAGCTGGCGTTAATCGACCGCCTGTACGCCCGGGTCGGCGCCTCAGACAACATTGCCCGGGGCCAGTCCACGTTCATGGTGGAAATGCAGGAGACGTCGCACATCCTGAGCGGCGCCACGTCGAAGAGCCTCGTGGTGCTCGACGAGATTGGCCGCGGCACCGCGACTTTCGACGGCCTCAGCATCGCCTGGGCGGTGGCCGAGTTCATGGCGACCAACGAGCGCGCGCGGCCCAAGACCCTGTTTGCAACCCACTACCACGAGCTCACCGACCTGGCCGACGCCATGCCTGGGGTCGTGAACGCGCACGTCACGGCGCGCGAGTGGAAAGACGACATCATCTTCCTGCACAAGATCCTGCCGGGACGCTCGGATCGCAGTTACGGCATCCAGGTCGCGCGACTGGCCGGCCTGCCGGCCACGGTGATTGCGCGTGCCCGCGACATCCTGGCCTCGCTCGAACACGACGAACTGGCGCGCGGCGGCAAGCCGTCGCTGAGCGGCGTGCCGGTCGTGCCCCAGCAGCAACTCGGGCTGTTCCAGGCAACCTCGCCGGCCGACGAGAAGCTGCGCGAACGGCTCCGCGAGGTCGACATCAATCGCACGACGCCGATCGATGCGCTCCAAATTCTGCAAGACCTGAAGAAGTCCCTCGACGACTAG